In Streptomyces sp. NBC_01381, a genomic segment contains:
- a CDS encoding ATP-binding protein: MTPPAPLHAAAAETPVGDTADAWSEGGAELCVSFALAPRPGSAAQARRLAGAQLVGWDIDEDARDAAALVVSELVTNAIVHTASHRIICELCTRPGTLRIAVRDEGWGSGAPRPAHRGPDDEHGRGLLLVGAVSRAWGVRDEGPGVGCTVWAELRA; encoded by the coding sequence GTGACTCCGCCCGCGCCGTTACATGCCGCAGCCGCCGAGACCCCTGTTGGCGATACCGCCGACGCATGGTCCGAGGGCGGTGCCGAGCTCTGCGTCAGCTTCGCGCTCGCGCCACGGCCGGGGTCTGCCGCGCAGGCCAGACGGCTTGCGGGCGCCCAACTCGTGGGCTGGGACATCGACGAGGACGCGCGCGATGCCGCCGCCCTCGTCGTCTCCGAACTGGTCACCAACGCCATCGTGCACACGGCGAGCCACCGGATCATCTGCGAACTCTGTACGCGCCCCGGGACGCTGCGCATAGCGGTACGTGACGAAGGGTGGGGGTCAGGTGCCCCGCGTCCCGCCCATCGAGGTCCCGACGACGAGCACGGGAGGGGATTGCTCCTCGTCGGGGCGGTCAGCAGGGCGTGGGGGGTGCGGGACGAGGGGCCCGGCGTGGGCTGCACGGTGTGGGCGGAGCTTCGGGCGTGA
- a CDS encoding PEP/pyruvate-binding domain-containing protein, with protein MTTLGERPAYDDTYGDGHGEGKGGPRGMDAAHATALPLVPLDDPRAAQTRLAGSKAAHLARAARAGLPVLPGFVVPHGADESPGALHHPWRDLSADGALPLVVRSSSPQEDTQESSLAGQFASVLDVRGWDAFRAAVDVVRTSARLPDGTTAAMAVLIQPMLTARVGGVLFGADPVEGRRDRMLVSAVRGGPDTLVSGAQPGTNYLLSPRGRVLRTEPPAPEPLLTPAELRRLTRLARRARKVFGGPQDIEFGFDGDGCLWLFQSRPITAMAARPPRGARLLGPGPVAETLPDQLQPLEEDLWVAPMARGLAAALDIGATAPRRTLRTTPVVTVVGGRAAADLRLLGAAPPPHRGLALLNPAPGARRLAAAWRLGRLTAALPGLALDLTADIDRGLAGTAQTAQLPYPELVSTLRWTRAALVSLHAQEALCGALLPERHTATAAGAALTALAQARARGLSDDHAVARDPVLLALVPPRLEGQVRLPGSAGLGGSTSAPASVGAPGLPPREALRLRVRWVQELQVRLVREAARRLVARGELGAPGRVGLLRWPELMDALTGGRLPGDAGERLPRATSARLPDAFRIAEGGTVVAERPARGAGDGGRGVSGGRAAGTAWDGTGARPPDAVLVVRTLDPALAHLLPGLAGLVAQTGSPLSHLAVLAREFALPAVVGVSDAVRRFPPGSRLTLDGTTGDVQTDADAEGTEATDPEVPR; from the coding sequence ATGACGACGCTCGGCGAACGCCCCGCATACGACGACACGTACGGCGACGGTCATGGCGAGGGCAAGGGCGGGCCGCGGGGTATGGATGCGGCGCACGCCACGGCACTCCCGCTCGTCCCCCTGGATGACCCGCGGGCCGCACAGACCCGTCTCGCCGGCTCCAAGGCAGCGCACCTCGCGCGTGCCGCCCGCGCCGGACTCCCCGTACTGCCCGGCTTCGTCGTCCCGCACGGCGCGGACGAATCCCCCGGCGCCCTGCACCACCCCTGGCGCGATCTTTCGGCGGACGGTGCGCTGCCGCTCGTCGTCCGTTCCTCCTCTCCGCAGGAGGACACCCAGGAGTCGTCCCTGGCCGGGCAGTTCGCGTCCGTGCTCGATGTGCGGGGGTGGGATGCCTTCCGTGCGGCCGTCGATGTCGTCCGCACGTCGGCGCGGCTTCCCGACGGCACGACGGCCGCGATGGCGGTCCTGATCCAGCCGATGCTCACCGCCCGCGTCGGCGGCGTGCTGTTCGGCGCGGATCCCGTCGAGGGGCGGCGGGACCGGATGCTGGTGAGCGCGGTGCGGGGCGGTCCCGACACGCTCGTCAGCGGCGCGCAGCCCGGCACGAACTATCTGCTGAGCCCGCGCGGGCGCGTCCTGCGCACCGAACCCCCGGCGCCGGAACCGCTGTTGACCCCGGCGGAGCTGCGCCGCCTCACCCGCCTGGCCCGGCGCGCGCGCAAGGTGTTCGGCGGGCCGCAGGACATCGAGTTCGGCTTCGACGGCGACGGGTGTCTGTGGCTCTTTCAGAGTCGTCCCATCACGGCGATGGCGGCCCGGCCGCCGCGCGGGGCCCGGCTGCTCGGTCCCGGCCCGGTCGCGGAGACGCTGCCGGACCAACTCCAGCCGCTGGAAGAGGACTTGTGGGTCGCTCCGATGGCGCGCGGGCTCGCCGCCGCGCTGGACATCGGGGCCACCGCGCCGCGCCGCACGCTGCGGACGACGCCCGTGGTCACGGTGGTCGGCGGACGCGCGGCGGCCGATCTGCGTCTTCTGGGCGCCGCCCCGCCCCCGCACCGCGGGCTCGCGCTGCTCAACCCGGCGCCGGGCGCCCGCCGGCTCGCCGCGGCCTGGCGGCTCGGCCGGCTGACCGCGGCGCTCCCCGGCCTCGCCCTGGACCTCACCGCGGACATCGACCGCGGGCTCGCCGGGACGGCACAGACCGCCCAACTCCCTTACCCCGAGCTCGTGTCCACACTCCGCTGGACCCGCGCCGCCCTGGTGTCCCTGCACGCCCAGGAGGCTCTCTGCGGGGCGCTGCTCCCCGAGCGGCACACCGCGACGGCGGCGGGTGCGGCGCTCACCGCGCTCGCGCAGGCACGGGCACGGGGGCTGTCGGACGACCATGCCGTGGCGCGGGATCCGGTGCTGCTCGCGCTGGTTCCGCCCCGCCTGGAGGGGCAGGTGCGGCTGCCGGGGAGCGCGGGGCTGGGCGGGAGCACGTCGGCGCCCGCGTCCGTGGGCGCGCCGGGACTTCCGCCGCGCGAGGCGCTCAGGTTGCGCGTCCGCTGGGTGCAGGAGCTGCAGGTACGCCTTGTGCGCGAGGCGGCGCGGCGCCTTGTGGCGCGGGGCGAGCTCGGCGCGCCGGGGCGGGTCGGGCTGCTGCGGTGGCCGGAGCTGATGGACGCGCTCACCGGCGGCCGGCTGCCCGGCGATGCCGGGGAGCGGCTGCCGCGGGCCACGTCGGCCCGGCTGCCGGACGCGTTCCGCATCGCGGAGGGCGGCACGGTGGTCGCGGAACGGCCCGCGCGGGGCGCAGGGGACGGCGGGCGCGGCGTGTCCGGCGGGCGGGCCGCGGGGACGGCGTGGGACGGCACCGGGGCGCGGCCGCCGGACGCGGTGCTCGTGGTGCGCACGCTCGACCCGGCGCTCGCGCATCTGCTGCCCGGCCTCGCGGGACTCGTCGCCCAGACCGGCAGCCCGCTCTCCCATCTGGCCGTGCTCGCCCGCGAGTTCGCCCTCCCGGCGGTCGTCGGTGTGTCGGACGCGGTACGGCGCTTCCCGCCGGGTTCCCGCCTCACACTGGACGGCACGACCGGCGACGTACAGACGGACGCGGACGCGGAAGGCACAGAGGCCACAGATCCCGAGGTGCCCCGATGA
- a CDS encoding glutamate synthase subunit beta: MADPKGFLTTPRQEWPRRPVGERVGDWDEVYVPGALLPIIERQADRCMDCGIPFCHDACPLGNLIPEWNDLVSRADWRAAADRLHATNNFPEFTGRLCPAPCETGCVLAINQPAVTIKNVEAAIADRAWEDGLAPPRPPGRHSGRTVAVVGSGPAGLAAAQQLTRAGHTVAVYERDDRAGGLLRYGIPAFKMEKHHVERRLAQMRAEGTVFRTSTDAGRDIGGAELRARHDAVVLAVGATAWRELDVPGRELAGIHQAMEYLPLANRVCEGDLDRSPLSAAGKHVVIVGGGDTGADCLGTAVRELAASVTQLDIYARPGDARDDLAEPWPTYPKVYRLSAAHEEAGDLGTAPAADADARLFAASTLRFTGDATGRVRALHLAEVDTDRRPRPGTTCALPADLVLLALGFSGPERTDGGLLDQLGVDVEARGTLARDAGFATNVPGVFAAGDAGRGQSLVVWAIAEGRGAAAAVDRWLTGATHLTAPISPHDRPMTA, encoded by the coding sequence ATGGCCGACCCCAAGGGCTTCCTCACCACCCCCCGCCAGGAATGGCCGCGCCGCCCCGTGGGCGAGCGGGTCGGTGACTGGGACGAGGTGTACGTCCCCGGCGCACTGCTGCCCATCATCGAGCGGCAGGCCGACCGCTGCATGGACTGCGGCATACCGTTCTGCCACGACGCCTGCCCCCTGGGCAATCTGATCCCCGAGTGGAACGACCTCGTATCGCGCGCCGACTGGCGGGCCGCCGCCGACCGGCTGCACGCCACGAACAACTTCCCCGAGTTCACCGGCCGCCTGTGCCCCGCTCCCTGCGAGACGGGCTGCGTCCTCGCGATCAACCAGCCCGCGGTGACCATCAAGAACGTCGAGGCGGCGATCGCCGACCGTGCGTGGGAGGACGGCCTCGCCCCGCCGCGGCCCCCGGGCCGGCACTCCGGCCGTACCGTCGCGGTCGTCGGCTCGGGCCCCGCTGGTCTCGCCGCCGCGCAGCAGCTGACGCGCGCCGGGCACACCGTCGCCGTGTACGAGCGCGACGACCGCGCGGGCGGGCTCCTGCGGTACGGGATCCCCGCGTTCAAGATGGAGAAGCACCATGTGGAGCGGCGGCTCGCACAGATGCGGGCCGAGGGCACGGTCTTCCGTACGTCGACGGATGCGGGCCGGGACATCGGCGGGGCGGAGCTGCGGGCCAGGCACGACGCCGTCGTCCTCGCGGTCGGTGCCACCGCCTGGCGGGAACTGGACGTGCCGGGGCGGGAGTTGGCCGGGATCCACCAGGCCATGGAGTATCTGCCGCTCGCCAACCGCGTCTGCGAGGGCGATCTCGACCGCTCCCCGCTGTCCGCGGCCGGCAAGCATGTCGTCATCGTCGGCGGCGGGGACACCGGAGCCGACTGTCTGGGCACGGCCGTGCGCGAACTGGCCGCGTCCGTCACGCAGTTGGACATCTACGCACGGCCGGGCGACGCGCGCGACGACCTCGCCGAGCCCTGGCCGACGTACCCGAAGGTCTACCGGCTCTCCGCCGCCCACGAGGAGGCCGGGGATCTTGGCACCGCACCGGCGGCCGACGCCGACGCACGCCTCTTCGCCGCGTCCACCCTCCGCTTCACCGGCGACGCGACGGGGCGGGTACGCGCCCTGCACCTGGCCGAGGTCGACACGGACCGCCGCCCACGCCCCGGCACCACCTGTGCGCTCCCCGCCGACCTGGTACTCCTCGCGCTCGGCTTCTCGGGCCCCGAGCGGACGGACGGCGGCCTGCTCGACCAGCTCGGCGTGGACGTCGAGGCCCGCGGCACCCTCGCACGCGACGCCGGCTTCGCGACCAACGTGCCGGGCGTCTTCGCGGCGGGCGACGCGGGCCGGGGCCAGTCGCTCGTCGTCTGGGCCATCGCCGAGGGCCGCGGGGCCGCCGCCGCGGTGGACCGCTGGCTGACCGGCGCGACACACCTCACGGCCCCGATCAGCCCGCACGACCGCCCAATGACCGCCTGA
- a CDS encoding helix-turn-helix transcriptional regulator, which yields MSEPRSAPTVGQVVLGRRLQDLRERAGLKREEAARILRVAPATVRRMELAEVALKIPYLQLLLKSYGITDEEAEGFVMLAEEANKPGWWQRFHDILPGWFSMYVSLEGAASLIRSYEPHFVPGLLQTEEYARGVMRSGAIGQTNPDDIERYVALRMERQALLTREDAPRLWIVMDETALRRPVGGPDVMREQIDKLLESVELPHVTLQIAPFSAGPHPGTYGPFVLFRFAMPELPDMVYSEYLTGAVYLDARGEVATHLEVMDRMAAQAATAHRTKEILRDVRKEL from the coding sequence GTGAGCGAACCGCGGTCTGCGCCGACCGTCGGACAGGTCGTTCTCGGTCGCCGCCTGCAGGACCTGCGTGAGCGCGCCGGCCTCAAACGCGAGGAGGCCGCGCGGATCCTGCGCGTCGCCCCGGCCACGGTCCGCCGCATGGAGCTGGCCGAGGTCGCGCTGAAGATCCCGTACCTCCAACTGCTCCTGAAGTCCTACGGCATCACGGACGAAGAGGCCGAGGGCTTCGTGATGCTCGCCGAGGAGGCGAACAAGCCGGGCTGGTGGCAGCGGTTCCACGACATCCTGCCGGGCTGGTTCAGCATGTACGTCAGCCTGGAGGGCGCGGCCAGCCTCATCCGGTCCTACGAACCGCACTTCGTGCCCGGACTGCTCCAGACCGAGGAGTACGCCCGTGGTGTGATGCGCTCCGGGGCGATCGGCCAGACCAACCCCGATGACATCGAGCGGTATGTGGCGCTGCGGATGGAGCGTCAGGCGCTGCTCACCCGCGAGGACGCGCCGCGGCTGTGGATCGTGATGGACGAGACCGCGCTGCGCAGACCCGTGGGCGGTCCCGATGTGATGCGCGAGCAGATCGACAAGCTGCTCGAATCCGTCGAGCTGCCCCATGTGACGCTGCAGATCGCGCCGTTCTCGGCGGGTCCGCACCCCGGCACGTACGGCCCGTTCGTGCTGTTCCGGTTCGCCATGCCGGAGCTGCCGGACATGGTCTACAGCGAGTACCTGACCGGTGCCGTCTATCTGGACGCGCGGGGCGAGGTGGCGACCCACCTGGAGGTCATGGACCGCATGGCGGCGCAAGCCGCGACGGCACATCGCACAAAGGAGATCCTCCGGGATGTCCGCAAGGAGCTGTGA
- a CDS encoding DUF397 domain-containing protein, with translation MPARDLGNEGWHKPWSGGNGGNCLEAMKLSDGRVAVRQSADPDGPALIYTHGEITAFIQGAKAGEADFLLS, from the coding sequence ATGCCCGCCCGTGACCTCGGCAACGAGGGCTGGCACAAGCCGTGGAGCGGCGGCAACGGCGGCAACTGCCTGGAGGCCATGAAGCTTTCCGACGGCAGGGTCGCGGTCCGCCAGTCCGCCGATCCGGACGGCCCGGCGCTGATCTACACCCATGGCGAGATCACGGCGTTCATCCAGGGGGCGAAGGCCGGGGAGGCCGACTTTCTCCTGTCGTGA
- a CDS encoding PPOX class F420-dependent oxidoreductase gives MTTAAINFSESVRALLDGKNFASVATLGPGGAPQNSVVWIKREGDTVLFSATAGRQKVRNLERDPRISVSVFDLANPYASAEIRGVAEILPDPQKRLPHELSHKYLGIDPPGEKDGEDRVIIRVVPRKVVGFNV, from the coding sequence ATGACAACGGCAGCGATCAATTTCAGCGAATCCGTCCGCGCGCTCCTCGACGGCAAGAACTTCGCCAGTGTGGCGACCCTCGGCCCCGGCGGAGCCCCGCAGAACTCCGTGGTGTGGATCAAACGGGAGGGGGACACCGTGCTGTTCTCCGCCACCGCGGGGCGGCAGAAGGTCCGCAACCTCGAACGTGACCCGCGCATCAGCGTCTCGGTCTTCGACCTGGCGAACCCGTACGCGTCGGCCGAGATCCGCGGCGTCGCGGAGATCCTCCCCGACCCTCAGAAGCGGCTCCCGCACGAGCTCTCGCACAAGTACCTCGGCATCGACCCGCCGGGCGAGAAGGACGGGGAGGACCGAGTGATCATCCGGGTGGTCCCGCGGAAGGTCGTCGGCTTCAACGTCTGA
- a CDS encoding DUF1772 domain-containing protein — translation MIEGPYFVLVLLGALASGLVAGAFIAFSTFVMKGLAALPPAQGIAAMQSINVAAVTPGFMAVFMGAAGLSSVVAVVTFVLWPDEGTVEILLGSALYLFGSFGVTIAANVPRNDALAKLDPQAPQSAEKWRTYVSEWTRWNHIRVGASLASAASFILALT, via the coding sequence ATGATCGAGGGACCGTACTTCGTACTCGTGCTGCTGGGCGCGCTCGCCAGCGGCCTGGTGGCCGGAGCGTTCATCGCGTTCTCGACCTTCGTGATGAAGGGCCTCGCCGCGCTGCCCCCGGCGCAGGGCATCGCCGCGATGCAGTCGATCAACGTCGCCGCGGTCACCCCCGGGTTCATGGCCGTCTTCATGGGCGCCGCAGGCCTCAGCTCGGTCGTCGCCGTCGTCACGTTCGTGCTCTGGCCCGACGAGGGCACCGTGGAGATCCTGCTCGGCAGCGCGCTGTATCTGTTCGGGTCGTTCGGGGTGACCATCGCCGCGAACGTCCCCCGCAACGACGCCCTGGCCAAGCTCGACCCCCAGGCTCCGCAGAGCGCGGAGAAGTGGCGTACGTATGTCAGCGAGTGGACCAGGTGGAACCACATCCGGGTCGGCGCGTCGCTCGCCTCTGCGGCGTCCTTCATCCTGGCGCTGACCTGA
- a CDS encoding dual specificity protein phosphatase family protein, which yields MTVTRTAPSPSPPLPRHRRLRRVCLRVIAGCALGYLALWATGTLGILALSYWARNATAAPTSTVTTPGIHHFRPVDGEGLLWRGAAPSPDGYRRLAQLDFATVVDLRAEDLSAAQLAAPRRAGLDVVRLPIRDGQTPTPVQVRRFLDVVRTAPGPVFVHCGAGVGRTGAMAAAYLVRTGEGSSQAAVRRNLAVGPPSVEQIYYALRLRDDRAQQPPLPVVAVSRLVDAPRRMWSRL from the coding sequence ATGACCGTCACCCGCACGGCCCCGTCCCCGTCGCCACCGCTCCCCCGCCATCGCCGTCTGCGCCGCGTCTGTCTGCGCGTCATCGCCGGGTGCGCGCTCGGCTATCTCGCGCTCTGGGCGACCGGCACCCTCGGCATCCTCGCGCTCTCCTACTGGGCGCGGAACGCGACGGCGGCCCCCACAAGCACCGTCACCACCCCCGGCATCCACCACTTCCGCCCGGTGGACGGCGAAGGACTGCTGTGGCGGGGCGCCGCACCCTCGCCCGATGGGTACCGCAGGCTCGCGCAGCTCGACTTCGCCACGGTCGTCGATCTGCGCGCCGAGGACCTGAGCGCGGCCCAGCTCGCCGCACCGCGGCGCGCCGGACTCGACGTCGTACGGCTGCCGATCCGCGACGGCCAGACGCCGACGCCGGTGCAGGTGCGCCGGTTCCTCGACGTGGTGCGCACCGCCCCCGGGCCGGTGTTCGTGCACTGCGGCGCGGGGGTCGGGCGTACGGGGGCGATGGCGGCCGCGTATCTCGTGCGGACCGGAGAGGGGTCGTCGCAGGCCGCGGTGCGGCGCAATCTCGCGGTGGGGCCGCCCTCGGTCGAGCAGATCTACTACGCGCTGCGGCTCCGCGACGACCGTGCGCAGCAGCCCCCGCTGCCGGTCGTCGCGGTGAGCCGTCTTGTGGATGCCCCGCGCCGGATGTGGTCGCGGCTGTGA
- a CDS encoding DUF2293 domain-containing protein, translating into MAPTAPPLPTPPTGPGLVAIQPLKRRHCEECRGGPLALLVVEDGGPRCLDCADLGHLVFLPRGDTALTRRAREGSGLAAVVVRLNRRRSRYERQGVLVEEAALARAEERCLADAEARARRRARDAVRRAAEDVRFTGAFADEIRRLFPGCPEDRALAIAAHASVRGSGRVGRSAAGRALSSGAVTAAVVAAVRHTDTPYDRLLMSGVPRGEARRRIAAAVEATLGVWRGVASGRASA; encoded by the coding sequence ATGGCTCCGACCGCCCCTCCTCTGCCAACTCCGCCCACCGGACCGGGACTTGTCGCCATCCAGCCGCTGAAGCGGCGGCACTGCGAGGAGTGCCGTGGCGGACCGCTCGCCCTGCTGGTCGTGGAGGACGGCGGGCCGCGCTGTCTGGACTGCGCCGACCTCGGCCATCTGGTGTTCCTGCCGCGCGGCGACACGGCGCTGACGCGGCGGGCCCGCGAGGGAAGCGGCCTTGCGGCGGTGGTCGTCCGCCTCAACCGGCGCCGGAGCCGGTACGAGCGGCAGGGCGTCCTCGTCGAGGAGGCGGCCCTCGCGCGGGCCGAGGAGCGGTGCCTCGCGGACGCGGAGGCGCGGGCGCGGCGGAGGGCGCGGGACGCGGTGCGGAGGGCGGCGGAGGACGTCCGCTTCACGGGGGCGTTCGCGGACGAGATACGGCGCCTGTTTCCGGGGTGTCCGGAGGACCGGGCCCTCGCCATCGCCGCGCATGCGTCTGTGCGGGGCAGTGGGCGGGTGGGGCGCAGTGCCGCGGGGCGCGCGTTGTCCTCCGGGGCGGTCACCGCGGCGGTGGTGGCCGCGGTGCGGCATACGGATACTCCGTACGACCGGCTGCTGATGAGCGGGGTGCCGCGGGGGGAGGCCCGCCGCCGGATCGCTGCCGCGGTCGAGGCCACGCTGGGCGTGTGGCGCGGCGTGGCCTCCGGTCGGGCTTCGGCTTGA
- a CDS encoding CBS domain-containing protein produces MTTAGDIMHRGAQWIPAHETLDRAAQLMRQLDVGALPISDENERLCGILTDRDIVVGCVAMGHDPAKVTAGEMAKGTPRWVESDAGVDAVLNEMQGHQIRRLPVIENKRLVGMISEADLAKHLTEEQLAGWVESVYAKG; encoded by the coding sequence ATGACCACCGCCGGAGACATCATGCACCGCGGTGCCCAGTGGATCCCCGCCCACGAGACCCTGGACCGGGCCGCGCAGCTCATGCGCCAGCTCGACGTGGGCGCGCTGCCCATCAGCGACGAGAACGAACGCCTCTGCGGCATCCTCACCGACCGCGACATCGTGGTCGGCTGCGTGGCGATGGGGCACGACCCGGCCAAGGTGACCGCCGGTGAGATGGCCAAGGGCACGCCACGCTGGGTCGAGTCGGACGCGGGCGTCGACGCGGTCCTCAACGAGATGCAGGGCCACCAGATCCGCAGGCTCCCGGTCATCGAGAACAAGCGCCTTGTCGGCATGATCAGCGAGGCCGACCTCGCCAAGCACCTCACCGAGGAGCAGCTCGCGGGCTGGGTCGAGAGCGTGTACGCGAAGGGCTGA
- a CDS encoding uridine kinase — protein sequence MGPVRLEAITWERLTEALADRLAELKTADGSPWPRIAFDGAPAGRPGELAHRVADALRVRGRSALVIGTEDFLRPASLRLEYGREDVEAYHSGWFDRGALWREVFGPLDPGGTGRVLPDLWDPAADRATRSPYVELPPGALLLMHGPLLIGHWFPFDLTVHVRLSQGALHRRTAPDEQWTLPAYERYEAETDPGAAADVVVRADDPRHPAWSG from the coding sequence ATGGGCCCTGTGCGACTCGAAGCGATCACCTGGGAACGGCTCACCGAAGCCCTCGCCGACCGGCTCGCGGAGCTCAAGACGGCCGACGGGAGCCCCTGGCCCCGCATCGCCTTCGACGGCGCCCCCGCGGGCAGGCCGGGCGAGCTCGCACACCGCGTGGCCGACGCCCTGCGGGTGCGCGGACGGTCCGCCCTGGTGATCGGCACGGAGGATTTCCTGCGCCCGGCCTCCCTGCGCCTGGAGTACGGGCGCGAGGACGTGGAGGCGTACCACAGTGGCTGGTTCGACAGGGGAGCGCTGTGGCGCGAGGTGTTCGGGCCACTGGACCCGGGCGGCACGGGACGCGTACTGCCCGACCTGTGGGACCCGGCCGCGGACCGCGCCACACGCAGCCCGTACGTCGAACTCCCGCCCGGCGCACTCCTGTTGATGCACGGTCCGCTGCTCATCGGCCACTGGTTCCCGTTCGACCTGACGGTCCACGTGCGGCTCTCGCAGGGCGCCCTGCACCGGCGTACCGCACCGGACGAGCAGTGGACGCTGCCGGCCTACGAGCGGTACGAGGCGGAGACGGATCCCGGTGCGGCGGCCGACGTGGTCGTACGCGCCGACGATCCCCGGCATCCGGCGTGGAGCGGCTGA